A window of Leishmania donovani BPK282A1 complete genome, chromosome 35 genomic DNA:
GGGAGGGCTCTCGCGTACGCCAAAAATCATCGCAGACCTCTCCGAGGCCATTGGCCGAGATGTAGATCGCACTATGAACATGgacgaagcagcggcgatcgGTGCAGGCTACTATGCCGCGAAGCTGTCACCTCTTTACCGTGCAAAGTCGCTAAAGCTGGACGAGACGATCCCGTACGGAGTCGATTTCGAGGTAGAACCTCCGTTGAGCAAGGAAAAGCCCGCAGTGAGGCGCCCTTTATTTGGTGCTGACGGCTTTCTACTGGGCGATTCGGTGAGCTTAACGTTTAATCGGACAGAGGACTTTTCGCTCAATTTTTACATTGATGATGACGCCGCCAGGCCATTTGTGCGCGTCACCGTCACTGGGGTGAAGCAAGCGCTGACGGATATGAAGGCGTTGTCGCCTGCCGTCGAGCACGCAAACAACAGTCACATGGTTCGACTGCAGATCGTGCTGAACGAAACTGGCCTTGTGCAGGTCGAGCATGCGGAGGTGGTTGTGCGCTACGCCGAGGAGGTCACACAGAAGGTGACAGAAAATGTCACAGATAAGGCATCTGGCGAAAGGAAGTCAGTTGAGAAATCTGTTAAAGTAATCAAGATGCGCATCCGAGCAGCAGACGTGACTGCGACGCTTGCGTGGAAGAACCCTACTGGGCTGACGTCAGAAGAAATGGAAACTTCGCAAACCAAGCTGAAGACGATCTGGCAAGCGGAGCATGTGAAGCATCTCCGCGCCACGGCGAAGAACAATTTGGAGGCATACATCTTCTGGGCCAAGAATGAAGGTGTGTCCGATAACGCTGCGTTgacagccgctgctggcgcagccgccgtgcagCGTGTCATTGACGAAGCCACAGCGATGCAGGAGTGGCTTGAAGAAGGCGAGGGTGCATCAGACAACTGCGCTGCCTCCCAGTACGAGTCGCGGCTGGAGAACCTTCGCGGTATGGTTGCGGAGCTGACGAAGCAGCCCGAGGAAGCCACGAAGACAGTTACAACAGATAGCGCCGATGACAACGAAGGCGATTTGTGAGCCCATTTTTGTTCGCATGTTCTCCTGCACCATTCACCGTTTTTTTCTCGTTGCTTATACCACGGATTTCCAAAAGGTTGCTTGCGCTTTCTTTCGGCCTCACTTACCTCACactttccttttttgtgcTTCGCTGCTGTTCTGTTCTTGTTTCTGCACTTGTCTCTGCTCTGGACTCTCTCAATCGACGTAGTGCCAGCGGAACGGTCTGCTTGCCCTCCCGCTTCTTCGCTCCAGTCACTCTTCTCGAAGAGACTGTGATGGAATGAAGCGCAGGCGTTGGCATTGCTGTTCGCTTGCGTAGATGCTCAGAGGAAAGAGACGCGTGCAGGCAAGGATAAGGAATAGATGGCAAAAGCTGTGGACATGCATACTTGTTTTATTGCGGAGGAATCAACGTGGGCTCTTTTCGTTGTGGTAATGGGCACTCTGCAGCGAAACCAAACAAGCAGAAAAGGCCGGATTCGGGGACGCTCAAACGTTTCTCTGCCCTTTCCTGTACCTGGGACACCACCAAGTACACGATAGTAGCAAATAAAAGTGCGTGGTGAAGATCGGTttggcacgcacacgctggcAAGTAGTCAAGACTCAACTGAAAAGCTTGCGACAGTTTTCACGTCACCTAGGCTGACCTCTACTCCGTCCTTGCATTATAACATGCCTGTTTTACGCCCAACCATCACCACACACTCATACACACATACCTGCATACACATACGTACATGTGTTctcgtgcacacacacacacacacacacacacacaccaacgcAAACCTGCGATCCGCTTCATGTGCCTCTCAACGCGACCCAGAAGccaccttctcttttttgttcATCTTTCTTGCCATATAAAGGAAAGCCCCAAACCCCTCAATCATATCGCCACCAGAGCCTTTCAATAAGCTCGCcttttcccctcctcttttcttcctcaACGAAAACACCAAAAAACATTTAACACTTCTCCCTACACACGACAGTCAACGATGCGGAGGGCTTTCGCTTCTGTatctgtcgctgctgccgcctaCCTGCGTTGCTATGCGACCAAGCACTTTACCGACAGCCACGAGTGGGTGATGCAGTGCGAGGATGAGATAACTATTGGAATCTCCAGCTACGCCCAGGAGAATCTGGGTGACGTGGTGTACGTCTCTCTCCCGCAGGTGGGCGATACTGTCAAGGCGAAGGATGTCATAGGCGAGGTGGAGAGCGTGAAGGCCACGAGCAATGTGTACTCCCCGGTTGACGGCACCATCACCGCAGTGAACGAGAACCTGAAAGACCAGCCGGGCCTCGTCAATCAATCTCCTGAGGAGAAGGGCTGGCTGATCAAGGTGAAATGCTCTGAGATTCCAAAGGGCCTcatggacgaggcggcgtACAAGAAGTTCCTCGAGTAGTGACGTGCGCGCAGGTGTTTCGACAAGAGAGTATTTTAGTTTTTCGGTTCTCCTTACGTGTATCTCACcttgcgcttgtgtgtgtgtgtgtgtgtgt
This region includes:
- a CDS encoding glycine cleavage system H protein, putative; translation: MQCEDEITIGISSYAQENLGDVVYVSLPQVGDTVKAKDVIGEVESVKATSNVYSPVDGTITAVNENLKDQPGLVNQSPEEKGWLIKVKCSEIPKGLMDEAAYKKFLE